One Triticum dicoccoides isolate Atlit2015 ecotype Zavitan chromosome 4B, WEW_v2.0, whole genome shotgun sequence genomic window carries:
- the LOC119295785 gene encoding protein ELF4-LIKE 4-like, with the protein MEGESFSGMGNGGGGGGGGGHHQVVDGKLIQTFHKSFVQVQSILDQNRMLISEINQNHESRAPDSLTRNVGLIRELNNNIRRVVGLYADLSASFAHRGAAMDGGSSEGDFSGTLRSSDAAGRAAAAGQKRVRPG; encoded by the coding sequence ATGGAAGGCGAGAGCTTCTCGGGGATGGgcaatggaggcggcggcggcggcggaggggggcACCACCAGGTGGTGGACGGGAAGCTGATCCAGACGTTCCACAAGAGCTTCGTGCAGGTGCAGAGCATCCTGGACCAAAACCGGATGCTCATCTCCGAGATCAACCAGAACCACGAGTCCCGGGCGCCGGACAGCCTCACCCGCAACGTCGGCCTCATCCGGGAACTCAACAACAATATCCGCCGCGTCGTCGGCCTCTACGCTGACCTCTCTGCCTCCTTCGCGCACCGTGGCGCCGCCATGGACGGCGGCTCCTCAGAGGGCGACTTCTCGGGCACGCTGCGCTCCTCCGATGccgccggccgcgccgccgccgccggacagaaGCGCGTCCGGCCCGGCTAG